Proteins from one Archocentrus centrarchus isolate MPI-CPG fArcCen1 chromosome 8, fArcCen1, whole genome shotgun sequence genomic window:
- the LOC115784742 gene encoding integrin alpha-3-like has translation MATGVCALLSVCVGVCAAFNLDTSFPLLKEGEHGSLFGFSVALHQDLKTDSYQLLVGAPREKAEPNVPANRTGGVYTCPISPDQSDCKRIQLMDPALIKSDDLVEDMWLGVSVASQGRPGGRVLACGHRFVKLYGAFRLRHMIGRCYLRGNNLQYNENDSQWQDPELPCSHLGDVTGEVMCTMGMSAAITQSEVIVGSPGSFEWQGNVHVSWMNPDNEFNIKKSSFPNKNHRNIYIGYSVTQASRLLSEDGETLITGAPRDRMEDARGSVLLVVKLSGKLVIQQTLHGQQMGSYFGNAVATADLNNDGWNDLLVGAPFYFHRHEEVGGAVYVYMNGGGKFDSEPSMVLGGPVASAFGMAVAAAGDLNQDGFQDFAVGAPFHETGSVMIWTGSSEGIATKPSQVIRGSAVSPVFRTFGYSLSASGDVDGNNYPDLLVGSLDDMVVLLRTRPVIYLNKTLRVSPDIIDPNSCDFCIQVEVCFSYTFRREEKSDRDNITILFTVTADITSLKPRLHFLDNRQSVYSDYLSMPKEQCRTLRVGLLAVIRDKVEPLVFSLNISLHEKLPKKRKVVQDLKRLPVLSETPRPIRTQIHIQKACGSDNRCHSNLQMTARFTDERQKPFTELEGTQVLYYNSTIKRLFLQVNVSNTPSPGRPAEDAHNTILNISIPPSLIYSGVETKGDASAVVECSVKETFLLCELGNPFRSNQKVQVLIKFQPSEISLDTQEIRSLLQLSTLSEQWDLSPKSVSMLVKYCLQTSLNLINVPGPTSFSGHVTGEAAMKKTEDIGSLLLFTFQVHVHGKPLGHLGNLEVEFDWPLEATNGKWLLYLTEIQLSGTSEPSCSPPGNIINPLNLMLSKEEEKKMKRSLDEVKEEEEQTDKTPPVLHLQRAKKKSYALDCVHGAKCVKFVCPLMNMNNSATLNIRARLWNSTMIEDYSDASSVLVRGSASLKLQTNKPTISIESPSSQIEVHIYPELELQVDSGAPLWIIVVSVLAGVLLLALLCLLLWKCGFFRRASTRELYQAKTQKAHVKSQPSENDRLTEEL, from the exons CCCTGATCAAGTCTGATGACCTGGTCGAAGACATGTGGTTGGGTGTTTCGGTAGCCAGTCAGGGCCGGCCTGGGGGGCGTGTCCTG GCGTGTGGTCACCGCTTCGTTAAACTCTATGGTGCATTTAGACTCAGGCACATGATTGGCCGGTGCTATCTCCGTGGCAACAACCTGCAGTACAATGAGAATGACTCACAATGGCAAGATCCAGAACTTCCTTGCAG TCatctgggtgatgtcacaggtgAGGTAATGTGCACCATGGGGATGTCAGCTGCCATCACTCAGAGCGAAGTCATTGTTGGCTCACCTGGAAGCTTTGAATGGCAAG gaaATGTCCATGTCTCCTGGATGAATCCTGATAATGAATTTAACATCAAGAAGAGCTCCTTCCCCAACAAGAATCACAGGAACATCTACATCG GATATTCTGTCACTCAGGCTTCTCGCCTTCTCTCGGAAGATGGTGAAACCCTCATAACAG GAGCTCCTCGGGACCGTATGGAAGACGCTCGTGGCTCGGTGCTGCTGGTAGTCAAGCTCTCTGGTAAACTGGTGATTCAGCAGACGCTGCATGGGCAACAGATGGGCTCGTACTTCGGAAATGCAGTGGCAACCGCCGACCTCAACAATGATGG GTGGAATGACCTGCTGGTGGGTGCGCCTTTTTATTTCCACCGTCATGAGGAGGTGGGCGGGGCAGTTTATGTCTACATGAACGGAGGTGGGAAGTTCGACTCTGAACCAAGCATGGTGCTGGGAGGGCCGGTAGCATCTGCATTCGGCATGGCTGTGGCTGCTGCAGGAGACCTCAACCAGGATGGCTTCCAGG ATTTTGCAGTTGGAGCTCCTTTTCATGAAACAGGAAGCGTGATGATCTGGACAGGAAGCAGTGAGGGCATTGCTACAAAACCAAGCCAG gtGATCCGAGGCAGTGCAGTCTCTCCTGTATTCAGGACTTTTGGGTACTCTCTTTCTGCCAGTGGGGATGTTGATGGGAACAATTATCCGGACCTGCTGGTTGGCTCTCTAGACGACATGGTCGTTCTGCTCAG GACTCGACCAGTCATCTATCTTAATAAAACACTTAGAGTTTCTCCGGACATCATCGACCCAAACAGCTGTGACTTCTG TATACAGGTGGAGGTGTGTTTCTCCTACACGTTCAGAAGGGAGGAGAAGAGCGACAGAGACAACATCA CTATCCTCTTCACAGTGACCGCTGACATCACCAGCCTCAAGCCCCGCCTCCATTTCCTTGACAACAGGCAGAGCGTGTACTCTGATTACCTGTCGATGCCAAAGGAACAGTGCAGGACGCTGAGAGTGGGACTGCtg gctgtgatcagagACAAAGTGGAACCTCTAGTGTTTTCCCTGAACATCTCTTTGCATGAAAAGCTtcccaagaaaagaaaagtggtgCAGGATCTGAAACGCCTCCCGGTGCTGAGTGAGACCCCAAGACCCATCAGAACCCAG ATCCACATTCAGAAGGCCTGCGGTTCTGATAACCGCTGCCACAGTAACCTGCAGATGACGGCGCGGTTCACCGATGAGCGCCAGAAACCGTTCACCGA gcTTGAGGGCACTCAGGTGTTGTACTACAACTCCACCATCAAGAGGTTGTTTCTGCAGGTTAACGTCAGTAACACGCCATCACCAGGCCGGCCAGCAGAGGACGCTCATAACACCATTCTGAACATCAGCATCCCGCCATCGCTCATTTACTCTGGGGTGGAAACAAAG GGTGATGCCTCAGCCGTGGTGGAGTGCTCTGTCAAGGAGACCTTTCTCTTGTGTGAGCTCGGCAACCCTTTTAGAAGCAACCAGAAG gTTCAGGTTTTGATCAAATTTCAGCCATCTGAGATCAGTTTGGACACTCAGGAGATTCggtctctgctgcagctgtctAC GCTCAGCGAGCAGTGGGATCTCTCCCCAAAATCCGTCTCCATGCTGGTGAAGTACTGCTTGCAGACGTCTCTCAATCT AATCAATGTGCCAGGCCCCACCTCCTTCAGTGGTcacgtgactggtgaggcagcAATGAAGAAGACAGAGGACATCGGTAGCCTGCTGCTCTTCACCTTCCAG GTGCATGTCCACGGAAAGCCATTGGGTCACCTGGGCAACCTAGAGGTGGAGTTTGATTGGCCACTGGAGGCGACCAATGGGAAGTGGCTGCTGTACCTCACAGAGATCCAACTAAGCGGCACCTCAGAACCAAGCTGCTCTCCACCCGGCAACATCATCAACCCCCTCAACCTTATG CTGtcgaaggaggaggagaagaagatgaagaggagtcTGGATGAAgtaaaggaggaagaggaacagACGGACAAAACTCCACCTGTCCTCCATCTGCAGAGAGCAAAGAAGAAGTCCTACGCTCTg GACTGTGTCCACGGGGCAAAGTGCGTGAAGTTCGTCTGTCCTCTCATGAATATGAACAACTCGGCAACTTTGAACATCAGAGCCAGACTTTGGAACTCCACCATGATCGAG GACTACAGTGATGCAAGTAGCGTGTTGGTTCGAGGCAGCGCATCTTTGAAGCTGCAGACCAACAAACCCACCATCAGCATTGAGTCTCCGAGTTCACAG ATTGAGGTCCACATCTATCCAGAGCTGGAGCTGCAGGTGGACTCTGGCGCCCCCCTGTGGATCATTGTGGTGTCTGTCCTGGCAGGTGTCCTGCTTCTGGCcctgctctgtctgctgctCTGGAAG TGTGGGTTCTTCAGGAGAGCCAGCACCAGGGAGCTGTATCAGGCGAAGACCCAGAAGGCCCACGTGAAGAGCCAGCCATCTGAGAACGACAGGCTGACCGAGGAGCTCTGA